The following are encoded in a window of Plasmodium knowlesi strain H genome assembly, contig: PKNH_00_26, whole genome shotgun sequence genomic DNA:
- a CDS encoding SICAvar, type I (fragment) yields MTTASSGFLEKWLQERIRTAQAAHGGGTDPVGADSVMENMKKNLEDEFGALGSWLTRPESNEVRDLCDKGKEDGGKDWQGQGLEPQYRKVLCQAILEIKYFMNGVEKKKGGGGTSAHDEKAQITELNNDRAYARCIVGMLALSEIYGDHCYLNEVIRRVEEKVSTEMEGKLKEHLKHGHTGNLDICKKVTKRDLIFGKALLQGRIKQWTETKRKSKDGWRIRVPWGSWPTVCKQTAQAGTSEHEAARKDNLQQNKGSLVKFTLGDSTQSSGGAPSSTMEDILVNDSYTIPENKLTEALSSAIQNANNAVTGSTGGPISPDLTKTIMEEFEKLSQDQSG; encoded by the exons ATGACGACAGCAAGTAGTGGATTCTTAGAAAAATGGCTGCAGGAGCGTATCAGGACGGCGCAGGCGGCACATGGGGGTGGAACGGATCCTGTAGGGGCGGATAGTGTTATG gaaaatatgaagaagaacTTGGAAGATGAATTTGGCGCATTGGGCAGTTGGCTGACAAGGCCGGAATCCAATGAAGTACGTGACCTCTGCgacaaggggaaggaggacGGAGGGAAAGATTGGCAAGGACAAGGACTGGAGCCCCAATATAGGAAAGTATTATGCCAAGCtatattagaaataaaatatttcatgaaTGGagtggagaagaagaagggagGTGGGGGTACGAGTGCACATGATGAGAAAGCACAAATTACGGAACTCAACAATGATAGAGCTTATGCACGTTGCATTGTTGGTATGCTCGCCCTCTCTGAAATTTATGGTGACCATTGTTACTTGAATGAAGTCATAAGGAGGGTTGAAGAGAAAGTGTCGACCGAAATGGAGGGGAAGTTGAAGGAGCACCTGAAGCACGGGCATACAGGGAACTTggatatatgtaaaaaagtTACCAAGAGGGATTTAATTTTTGGTAAAGCACTTCTCCAGGGTAGAATAAAGCAGTGGACggaaacaaaaaggaagagtaaggacGGCTGGAGGATAAGGGTGCCGTGGGGAAGTTGGCCCACGGTCTGCAAGCAGACGGCGCAGGCGGGAACATCGGAGCACGAGGCAGCGAGGAAAGACAATTTACAGCAGAATAAAGGAAGTTTGGTTAAATTCACGTTGGGGGACAGCACTCAAAGTAGTGGTGGTGCTCCATCATCTACCATGGAAGACATCCTAGTAAATGACTCCTACACAATCCCAGAGAACAAATTAACGGAAGCACTCTCATCAGCAATACAGAATGCCAATAATGCCGTTACTGGCAGTACTGGCGGTCCCATCTCCCCTGATTTAACGAAGACAATAATGGAGGAATTTGAGAAGTTATCCCAAGACCAATCAGGTAA